The Choristoneura fumiferana chromosome 5, NRCan_CFum_1, whole genome shotgun sequence region TACGGTAAAACTGCCATCTGGGAAGAGAAGCAGGCTAACGCTGTATACATAgaaaaatgaatatgaatatgatgaATAGTCTTTAGCATATGATTAAGTATGTATGGTGAGTGATTTTATTGTGTAACGTATACATTAGTCtcgaaattataaaataataggtatatcATGCATGCAAGAATTTTTCATATTATCTGTCCATTATTACATAGACACACGAATTACtgccatcttaagcctctaggttggcaacacatctgcaatccccctggtgttgcaagtgtctatgggcggtggtgatctcttaccatcaggagacccacttgctcgtttgccattcaatggaataaaaaaaagcccGTGCCCAGGGCACGATCTTATAGGAGCCCTGGAAGTCTGTTAAATTGAAATGATAGTTGAAACttgatttttcttattattcatttcatttattttagctAAAAGTAAGAATAAGTGAATAAGAAGGAAAACCAATTAAGAAATAGGATTTTAAATTTCTGTGTGCCCCGAGACCTCGGCCTGTATAAAGACAACCTTGGGTATAGTATATCTGCTTTCCGATTTCTAGCTGCTAAATAGGTTATCTTAAATTGTTGTAATGATTGAGGTTTTAACCTAAAAAGCAATATAAAAGGATTATGAGTTTAGGAAGTGAATGAGTTCTTACCACTTGTACAATTTGTATTCATGCATTTTCTAACGCATGTTTGGTAAAACGGTGAGCGATCGCCATCGCTCGCTAGAACCGATAAAAACTGCTGAAAACCAAGTAAGGtaataataaatgcaatcaCATTAGTTCTCATTTTGAATTGGTTATCAATGCATCCATTGCATTATTTGGATTATTGTCATCGTTTTTTAAAACCGGCAAAGTTTTTGTATTTCTATTCAAAACAAGTAGGTATTGCTTGTCATAAATTGTCAAAAACAGCTGGTAAGtgttactacaaaaaaaatatctaccagTTAGAGCGTTTTTTTACTATAACACAAATAGCTTCTTTGTTTTCTTGTGCTTGCGCtgactgacagtgacagtaTAGTATACTGAGTATACAGCAAATTCTAATTCTAACCTAAAaaatactaaactaaactaaattggTATTTAGCAAATCCAGTCCGAAAAACTTGCagcatgaaattaaaaatataaaactgctGTACAATGGTGTTTATATTAAGGATATTGTTTGCCGCCAAAGATATTAAACGACCTCGTAATTATCTTCGTAGTAAATTTTTAGACTCTATAAGACTTCACGTAAAAGGAGGTACAGGAGGCACCGGCCTCCCTAAGTTCGGCGGTCTTGGAGGCCAAGGGGGTTGTGTTTATTGTATCGGTAAAGAGAAATCTAATCTTTTGAGTATCTCGAACAAATATCGCATGAAAACTATTAGCGCCGGCCATGGTGAGGATAGCAGGAAGACTAAAATTGTAGGCAACCCTGGTAAGGACGTTCAACTTGAAGTCCCACTGGGTGTTACAATTTACAGAGAAGATGGAAATTCTATGGGATCCATTGATATAGAAGATCAAACTATAATAGTTGCAAGAGGAGGCCCTGGAGGTAATCCCCAAAATAATTTCCTGGGGCATTTTGGCCAAACATATCACATAAGATTGGATCTTAAACTTATTGCCGACGTAGGACTTGTCGGATTCCCGAACGCGGGAAAGAGCTCGCTTTTAAAAGCCATATCTAGAGCCAAGCCTAGAATAGCAAATTATCCCTTTACAACCATCAAACCAAATAAAGGAATCATACAGTTTGAAGATTTACGGCAGATATCCATAGCAGACCTTCCTGGTCTGATTGAAGGAGCTCACAATAACATAGGGCTGGGGCACAAGTTTCTGAAACATGTAGAGAGGACAAAACTTTTACTATTCATAGCTGATGTCCAGGGCTTCCAACTAAGTCCAAAATACCCACAGAGATCATGCTTAGAAACTGTGCTGCTCCTGAACAGGGAACTGGAACTGTATGACCCTGAATTATTAGAAAAACCAGCCATCTTAGCTGTTAACAAAATGGATTTGGAAGGCGCTCAAGACATATTTGAGGAAGTTAAACATTCATTGAAGAATATAGAAAAAGCAATGGACTCAATACCTAAGGAAATAAGGCCAGAGAAAGGCATAGTGTTTGAAGATGTTGTAGGAATATCTGCTTTGAAAAATGATGATAGTATCCAGGACTTAAAGTTCTTGTTGCGGAAAAGACTGGATGAATATGCAGAGGAAAATAACCCAGATATTGTAGATGCTCGTGACATATTCAAAAGAAATAGGGCAGTCTTAACAGAAAAGGGACCACAGGTCACTTAGAAACTATGTGCCtgttattatctatttttaagaataaaatataatcaaactatgaaaataactatggttttattgtattaaattactGGCTTTATTTAAAGTTATACTAAACTATGCAATTTACTGAGATAAAACTGTCCAATGACCTTCCTAGAGTTAGCAAGCAATTATTAGAGATTGGTGAAACAGGCTTCTAATGCagaggttttcaaccggtgtgccgtgGCACATCAGTGTGCCGCATATATTTTCAATTGTGCCGCGATTGCCGGGAATattgcattgaaatcatgaattTTTAATGAGTAAATAGTACGAAAACACAACTCTATGAATAACCCTATCCTACGCACTGTATGCACTAGTCCGACTGGcccttggctattttttactggtgtgccgtgaaactttgatgaacgaaaagtgtgccattaaaacaaaaaggttCAAAACGCCTGCTCTAATGTAACTGAATATCATATTTTCTTCTCAAGTGAAAGaccaatttcatctaaatttttattaaaacatattaaaagCTCTACAATATTTATATCTCTGCCTTAAACCTACAATAAGGATTATGAATATACCACCTGTACTCGCTTGCTTACCCTACAGCGCGAAAACCAAACTGGTTCCATTATTTATCACAGAAGAAGAGACGGCGTCAGTTGGGCTTCCGTCTGTGACACATCACACCATGCCACCAACATGACAGGGCTCTGAAAAGTTCTAAGCTCTACcccatgtctttgttttgtgCCAATGTTTACAATTAGGGCTTGAAATCGGTACCAAGTTTTATAAATACCATTTTAGTACTAGTATTTTCGGAATTACTGCTTGAAACTATACTGAAAATACCGGTATCAAAGTGGTATATTCCGTCTTGATACTGATTTTAAGTTTGATCGTCCATGCTACTATCAGACTATCACGTCACATTGAGATTagacaatatttatttacctacctcaAATTAAGTTTAAACAGTGAAATTTGCAGTCAAGTACATGATTTTTTGCAttcaaacaataaatataacaaGATGGCTTAAACTAAACCTAAATAACGTAATTATAGTTTTCTAACACAACCCcatctttttgttttaatcactTAAAAgtgttaaaacaaaaaattcaaGGAAATATCTAAAGGAACGTATAAGCACTAAATGGTCACAGATGCAGAGCAATGCGAAACAcatgaacaataaaatatagtaaAGCATTTGATGGCAACACTTAACCAAGCTCTTCATCACGGAAATCGGTGAATATTCATGATTACGTTTTGTCATTATGTACAGACAAGACACAATGTATGTACATTTCACATCTCATACCAGCTTCATATGTGTTGAGAGAAATTCAAGCCGGCAATAAGGAAGTTCATGAGATTTCAACATGCTTCTGAAATAGATAGACTAGAAAACATCTTAAACACTAATTAACTATAATATTAAACAGGATCGTCAAGTTATTCGAAACATGCTGTGCTAAAAACATAGAATAACTAATATTGCAACaggttattatttcaaattacaTAAGGGTAATAATTATAGtcgaaaaagtttattcttaCGCTCAACCCGACAGCTTAACAAGAAGACAACTTTCTACAATTTAGATGTAACAGTTTATCTTAAATCGTAAATTAAATGGTGGTGtagttaaaattatgaaaagcactacctatttattttctttctcaaGTGATTGATTACCTATGTAATTGAGAATCTGTCACAAAGAGTTAAAGGAgttagtaatattattattattggtacaaatgttttaaataactACCATGGTTGCTTATACAAGGCAGCGTCTCAATATATATGCCTTGCGCACTACTCTCGTTTTTCGCTACGAACTGttataataactaatatatttCCAAACAGTTACAagctagggctcttcaaggctagagtgaacaTGCGGTTACTGAACAAAAAAAGATTACTGAGCCGAACAAAAAACATGTTGAAAGAGATTAATTACAACTAACTGGGTAAAATTCCATAATTTTCACAGATTTACAGAGACTATTATCCAAGGAGTAGTAATTAAAGACACGTAGGTACGTAATGTACGTACGTGACTGTAATCATTACACTGCTCGttgcttatttttaacccccgacgcaaaaagaggggcgttataagttaGATTGCtagtgtgtctatctgtggcactgtagctcttaaacgggtggaccaatttaaatgaggttttttgaaagcaggttttgtagcgatggttcttagacatgttttatcaaaatcggtttgaaatgagaaagtcgggggttttccaacttttagttggttataGTACAGAGTTGTGCCAAAAACAACGAAACTTAATGATACTCCAATGTTATTTAGTTGTGCAGTGATATTCTTTACACTAAATAGCTTATAGCTTTATAGGAAACCGATACTCTATCTCTATCATTGCCACGGAAAATCCGTTTCTTTAGCTAGAACACACCACGCTCGCGGACCTCGCGGTAGTAAAATCGCATTTACAACATCTATAGTTGGAAATAAGATGGTTTATAGTCATGATAAGCACTTTCACATTAGGCGACTCCGTGGGCTAGTAACTGTATAAACAGGCAAGTATAAACCGAACTTAGACGAAGGATTCTACATCAATCGATCAAATTTAAAGGTTATTGAttatggtatttgacaactcctgaatctGCCATATatcctatttattattatgaaaatatagatgtacaaccAATGTttagcaaagaaaaaaaactgttgaaAATCGAATTCGAttcgatttttgaaaaatccatatatcgacgtgattttcaaacttttatgactattatattatatataattaatacaaaatagtcaagTACCGTATTGTAGTGGTTTATAGAATGTCTCTCAGTTCAGGATTACGTATAGATGCCACTATATAGATTGAGTAAAAAACGCCGTACGTTGTACGTTTCTTGTTTGGGGTCCTTTATCTGTTTAGGCAAGTTATTTCGGGCTGCGCGACCCCCTCGCGACCACTTATAGCGGTTCTACGATCGCGACACTTTTAGACAGAAAAAGGCtcgcgtttgaccacaatcacgccagATAGTAGGCGAAGATGTGGACTAAAATAGAGCACGATTGCCTAATAAATGCCCactcaccctagatttgaagacggcgaGATTATACCGATCTGAGAACACAGGAGCCGACAGCATTCCACTCCTTAGctgtccggataataaaggacgagcgaaaacgctttgtgcgaatTTTAGGGATTAAACCGCAGAGCCGCCTAATTTGAAATTACTTCAAAGCTAGTCTAGCAGTGGGAGTCGTTCAGTCTTCGTAGCGCTCCTCTGCTTCTGTGGCTGTCTCTGCGGGTGGTAGCGCGCGCGCGACGGCCGCGTCGGGCGGCGGCGACGCGGCGCGCGGCACCTCGCCCGCCGGCGCCGCGGCTGCCGCTGCCCCCGCGCCTGCAACAtacaccatttaaaaaaaaaaaaaaaatatgtatcactATACGTAACAAGGGGCATAGACATGTGTGCAAGCATTCGTTGATTgaccaaatgaaataaaaatgaatgataAGAGACAGCATGTATCATTATGGattattcttaaaaatattaattctaaTTCGTTCAAAATCTGTCTCAAGAAATTCAAAGGCTAAAAACGATTTATTAGTATAGCATTCATCATCACGGACATTGATAAGAAAATGTCGTCTCTCTCTTTTGTAATTTTGTCCTTGTCTTTGTAAGCAATTTCAGTATTCATCACGTGCGAATATGAATAGCCTAGCTTTAGATTtgtcaagattggttttttgggatctttttgtattttttatttcaattccaaattttttgttacttttacggtcatcccgtaaaacctatatccaggtccagcggtggtgtagcagtatagcacacggcacggaatgccgaggacctgggttcgattcccagcgctggtcttatttttctggtttttctgtgcatctatatttcagtttgtattttcgatttagaTTTGTCgcaaatcaattttaatttacattgctgcttgccaaatttattttaagagcccgttcccacttgtcgggtgtcCCATCCGTTCCGTGTCGGACATCGGTCATTTCTATGGAAAATCGGTGTCGGACGAGTATGAATAGcttcataattataaaatgttctgctgctggaacatccgattaaaatccgggcccgacGTCCGACAAGTAGGAACCAGCTCTTAGGGTTGGCAAGACTCGCAGGTCCTAGCCTACAGGCAAAGCACTGCGAAGCCTCGACTGCCGGCATTGATGGTGGGGCGTACGTACCACTGGGGTTGTGCCGGGCGTCCTGCGGCGGCGGCGAGGGCCGGTTCTTTTTGGCGGCGGGGTCGTCGCGCTCCTCCACCTGCGACGGGCACTCCAAGTGCACCAGATGGAACACCTGTCACAAAGTAAGGTTTTTGCTcggctttttttaaataggtaaatacaagttgtgattatatgtataggcatttttgtgtgtaaataataacagactttaaaacTACCAAGTGGCGGTGCGGACTTTTGCTGCTTTGCGAACTTTGGCGAGCGTCATTATATCGATGTcggcttcattgaggtatggtattcgcaaaaaaaatctagaCAATGCTGTAAAGAAGAACAAATAAACCACGGCCATAGTGATAGTCACTATATTCGaaggttttatttaacactAATACTACTCATACCTCGTTAACAGAGTTGTTAGTGCCGACGATTCGGATGATGGAGACTGGCCGCGGGGTGAAGTAGATCACTTGCCATGATCTGAAACATGTTGCAACTGTCACAGACCATACTTTCATTGCATAACATGTCGGGCATACTTCAACAAATAATTCGTGATTCATAAAttcttgtaatttattttaataattaagtcTGTGTctcacaatatttttaattcaaagttcctatcctactaatatttcaCCGTCGTACTTAAAGTTTGTCTGTTTTCTAGCGGGAACTTATCTTCACCAAAGAGATAACATGCTGACAACGTGAAGGTCGCGGGTTTGTTcccctcatgggccaccatCTTATGAATGAAGATGTAGGAAGAAGATATAGGTGCAGAATAAAATTCCCAAAATGAGCGTAAATGATTTTAAAGAACAATTTGCAGTTCAGAGATCCTAAAGTGAATGACAGGACAATTTGCATTTTCATATG contains the following coding sequences:
- the LOC141428408 gene encoding GTP-binding protein 10 homolog, which codes for MVFILRILFAAKDIKRPRNYLRSKFLDSIRLHVKGGTGGTGLPKFGGLGGQGGCVYCIGKEKSNLLSISNKYRMKTISAGHGEDSRKTKIVGNPGKDVQLEVPLGVTIYREDGNSMGSIDIEDQTIIVARGGPGGNPQNNFLGHFGQTYHIRLDLKLIADVGLVGFPNAGKSSLLKAISRAKPRIANYPFTTIKPNKGIIQFEDLRQISIADLPGLIEGAHNNIGLGHKFLKHVERTKLLLFIADVQGFQLSPKYPQRSCLETVLLLNRELELYDPELLEKPAILAVNKMDLEGAQDIFEEVKHSLKNIEKAMDSIPKEIRPEKGIVFEDVVGISALKNDDSIQDLKFLLRKRLDEYAEENNPDIVDARDIFKRNRAVLTEKGPQVT